TTGTCCGGTGGAACCGGCCATCAGGGCCTGATAGAAGAGGATCGTTTCGGCGCCTTCCCGGAAAACGGCAAGAAAGGCGGCAAAGCCCAGGGCAAACAGGCTCCCGCTGCCAACGGCCTTGTCCATCTTGTCCTTGACGAAGGCCTGCCAGCGATCGGCATCCCGTTTCGCGGTCAGCCAGTAGCTGACATAAACCAGGACCGCCGCTGCGATCAACATGGTCACGCCTTCCAATACCTCGCGGTTTGCCCCGCTTGCCTGGATCACGGCATGCAGAAGCCAGGCCGCGCCCGCGCTGGCCGCCAAGGCCAGGGCGCAGCCCCACCAGATCACCTTCACCTTGTCGGAATAACCCGAACGGCGCAGGTAGGCCACGAGGGCCGCCACCACGAGCATGGCCTCGATTCCTTCCCGGAACAGAATCAGAAAAGACTGCGCGGCCCGGCCCCAAAAACCCGGCGTCACCTCGCCGCTCGAATAATGCGTCACGGCATCGCCGAGATCCTTTTTCAAGGCCGCCCAGGTTTTCTCCAGATTTTCCCTGGGTTCCCCGCGCATGCATTGGCTGATGATCAGGCTGAAACCGGACTCGATCCGGAGCATGAGCGAAGCGTCCTTGAGGTTCAGGGTGAACTCCATGCCGCTTCCCTCGAAGACATCGAAATAGAGTCGCGAGAATTCATTGCCGGCCGCCACCGAGTCCGCGGGCGCATACTTCCCGATGGCCGTGTCTCCCCGTGCCACGATGGCCTCCACCACGGGGCCGTAGTTTTCGGTGAGGCCCTGCTGCGCGGGGACACTGGCCGGAACCGCGAAAAGAAGAAACAGGACAAGGATGTTCGTTCTCATATAAAAGCCTTACGGGAGGTTTTGGAAATTAACCGCGAAGGATGCGAAGATCGAAAAAAACGGAATCATGGTTTTTGGTAGTTATACCATTTCCGAATGAGATTTATATTTTAGGTAGGGCGAGGCGTCCCGCCGAGCCGCGAGCGCCAACGGCTCGGCGGGACGCCTCGCCCTACCTAAACCGGACGGCATGGAGACGGTCCCTCCAAAAGGATAAATTTCGTTCGGAATTGGTATTATTTTAATATAAATTGATTGATTATTTTTATCCGAATCCTGATTGCTTCGCGTCCTTCGCGGTTAAAAAAGAATTTCCAGAAGTCCCCTTATGTCATTGCGACGAAGCGGTCCACCTGCCGCCTGAAAGCGCACGTTGCCGCGGGAGAATTTTCTCCTCCATAACGAATATCAATATAGCGCCCGATGATATCCGCGAGCGCCGCGGCGAGTTCCGGTCTTTCGCGGCTCGCCCGCGCGAGATAATTGCGGGGGCACTCCTGGGGCCGCTTCTGCAATCCCAGTTTTTGCAAGCGGCGGCAAAACGTAAGCCAGGCCTTGGTCACCGAGTCGATGCGCGTCCGTCCGCGCCACCAAGCCACGGCGAGATAAGCGCACAGCAGGGACAACACCCCGAGCGCACCGCCAACCAGAAGATCGAGCCAATTGCTTTCCTCCAGCCCCACTCCCTTCAGGAGATCCATTTGGCGGTCGGGATCGTAACGGATGACCCATTTTTGCAGGTTGCCGAAAAGCGAGGAAAAATCGGGGATATCCCAGCGCCGGCCTTGGGCGTCGTCGGCGCCTTCCCGGTTTTTATCGGTTCCGGCTGGATTCGGGACTTCAGGCGGCCGCGCTTCGTCCGCCGGTTTAACCTCCACCCGGGCATTGGAAGTCTTGGCTTTGTCCTCCTGCGCTTTGTCTCTCTTCGTTTCCGGCGGCAGGATGACATCCTTGGGCTCCACCCTTCGCCAGCCTTTGCCCTCGTGCCAGACTTCCACCCACGCATGGGCATCGGACCGTTTGACGATGACGAAATTGGTCAGGGCGATGATGGTCCCGCCGCGATACCCGCCGACCAGCCGGGCCGGAACGCCGGCCGCGCGCATCAACATGGCAAAACTTCCGGCCAGATATTCGGCCCCGCCTTTTTTCTCGTCGAAGAAATAGCGGTCCAGCAGATCCGGGCCGGGCGCAATGATATGGGCGGCGTCGAACCGGTATCCGCCGTCCGCCAGAAGGCTGAAGGCTTGGTGGACGATTTCCTCCGCATCCGCATACTGGCCGGCCAGCCGCCGTCCCAGAGCGTGAAGGCGCGGATTGGTATTATCCGGCCAGGAAAGGCCCCGGGCCCGATCCTCTTCGGTCAGCTCCGCGCCCACGTGGTAGTCCAGATAG
This genomic stretch from Termitidicoccus mucosus harbors:
- a CDS encoding FTR1 family iron permease produces the protein MRTNILVLFLLFAVPASVPAQQGLTENYGPVVEAIVARGDTAIGKYAPADSVAAGNEFSRLYFDVFEGSGMEFTLNLKDASLMLRIESGFSLIISQCMRGEPRENLEKTWAALKKDLGDAVTHYSSGEVTPGFWGRAAQSFLILFREGIEAMLVVAALVAYLRRSGYSDKVKVIWWGCALALAASAGAAWLLHAVIQASGANREVLEGVTMLIAAAVLVYVSYWLTAKRDADRWQAFVKDKMDKAVGSGSLFALGFAAFLAVFREGAETILFYQALMAGSTGQMDAIWVGMGLAAAALVLVYAAVRLASIRLPLRFFFGATAVLLFIMAFVFTGRGILELQVGGLIHTTRLDGWPMAGGLGIFPTRETVAGQLVILATLPAGWLWLRWKRSRSAAAVRSRAA
- a CDS encoding transglutaminase TgpA family protein — encoded protein: MNPSGHYRHWVLLTLVLAALPSLATLPPWVAGIALAGGVLHYLAPLRGGWPGRVAAVALLSATAAGIWFGFESWFGGKAVLSFFIAVVFLKWGEARTRRDYLLLIFAAVILAAVGALYWETLWSLAHMLVVIFALTLSLVAIHGDASILNRGFLIRRAGQLFLLGLPLMLLLFLTFPRIPGPLWDIGLAFGLPVKAMMNRGAGDFGKITTLEPGGIHEAGQANENVLVAEFKGAVPFKSLLYWRGPVFWDYDGKNWTLPEDWDNRTRLLNRAIRSKARLDRELRWKAHPVRYTLRVMPNGGRWLYGLDVPAAPAPEALITDEFQLVSIRRIDDQEPKFPMLAYLDYHVGAELTEEDRARGLSWPDNTNPRLHALGRRLAGQYADAEEIVHQAFSLLADGGYRFDAAHIIAPGPDLLDRYFFDEKKGGAEYLAGSFAMLMRAAGVPARLVGGYRGGTIIALTNFVIVKRSDAHAWVEVWHEGKGWRRVEPKDVILPPETKRDKAQEDKAKTSNARVEVKPADEARPPEVPNPAGTDKNREGADDAQGRRWDIPDFSSLFGNLQKWVIRYDPDRQMDLLKGVGLEESNWLDLLVGGALGVLSLLCAYLAVAWWRGRTRIDSVTKAWLTFCRRLQKLGLQKRPQECPRNYLARASRERPELAAALADIIGRYIDIRYGGENSPAATCAFRRQVDRFVAMT